Proteins encoded in a region of the Malaciobacter mytili LMG 24559 genome:
- the ffh gene encoding signal recognition particle protein codes for MFDSITGSLKNAINKIRHKDDEAALKKAAAELKKSLLKADVHHKTTKVLVSEVELETKRNGIGQDSFINALRKELTKLLTTEGNQGFVFSNTPPTTILMTGLQGSGKTTTTGKLANYLKIRKKKVLVAACDLQRLAAVEQLKQIAAQIEVDIYFDDNEKDPVKIAVAAQEKAKKELYDVLLIDTAGRLAIDEELMKQLANVKDAVKPDEIFYVADALTGHDATKTATTFKEKIGIDGVILSKYDGDTKGGVALSIAHQVETPLRFIGIGEKMPDLEVFIPDRIVSRLLGLGDIEGLAEKTSAIIDEKKAKEVTKKIKKGEFNFNDFLEQLSMMSKLGSMKSIIGMIPGLSQMAGPIKDMDFENSDEIKRIKALIGSMTPKEREEPSLLNPSRKKRIAVGSGLTEVQVNKILKQFKNASKMAKKLSTKGGMKGLSNMLSQMGPGGMPKIPR; via the coding sequence TTGTTTGATTCAATAACAGGTTCACTGAAAAATGCAATAAATAAAATAAGACATAAAGATGATGAAGCAGCATTAAAAAAAGCTGCAGCAGAATTAAAAAAATCACTTTTAAAAGCAGATGTTCACCATAAAACTACAAAAGTTTTAGTTAGTGAAGTTGAACTTGAAACAAAAAGAAATGGAATTGGACAAGACTCTTTTATTAATGCTTTAAGAAAAGAGTTAACAAAACTTCTAACAACAGAAGGAAATCAAGGATTTGTATTTTCAAATACACCTCCTACAACGATTTTAATGACAGGACTTCAAGGTTCTGGTAAAACAACAACAACTGGAAAATTAGCAAATTATTTAAAAATTAGAAAGAAAAAAGTTTTAGTTGCAGCTTGTGACTTACAAAGATTAGCAGCAGTTGAGCAATTAAAACAAATTGCAGCTCAAATTGAAGTTGATATTTATTTTGATGATAATGAAAAAGACCCAGTTAAAATTGCTGTTGCAGCCCAAGAAAAAGCAAAAAAAGAGCTTTATGATGTTTTATTAATAGATACAGCTGGTAGGCTTGCAATTGATGAAGAGTTAATGAAACAACTTGCAAATGTAAAAGATGCAGTAAAACCTGATGAAATTTTTTATGTTGCGGATGCTTTAACTGGACATGATGCAACTAAAACTGCAACTACATTTAAAGAAAAAATTGGAATTGATGGAGTTATCTTATCAAAATATGATGGAGATACTAAAGGTGGGGTTGCCTTATCAATTGCACATCAAGTTGAAACACCTTTAAGATTTATAGGTATTGGTGAAAAAATGCCAGACCTTGAGGTATTTATTCCAGATAGAATTGTTTCTAGACTTTTAGGTTTAGGGGATATTGAAGGACTTGCTGAAAAGACTTCTGCAATTATTGATGAGAAAAAAGCAAAAGAGGTTACTAAAAAGATTAAAAAAGGTGAATTTAACTTTAATGACTTTTTAGAGCAACTTTCAATGATGAGCAAGTTAGGTTCTATGAAATCAATTATTGGTATGATTCCTGGTCTTTCTCAAATGGCAGGACCAATAAAAGATATGGATTTTGAAAACTCTGATGAGATTAAAAGAATTAAAGCTTTAATTGGTTCTATGACACCAAAAGAAAGAGAAGAACCAAGTTTATTAAATCCAAGTAGAAAAAAAAGAATTGCAGTTGGTTCTGGACTTACTGAGGTTCAAGTAAATAAAATACTAAAACAGTTTAAAAATGCATCAAAAATGGCTAAAAAACTTTCTACTAAAGGTGGTATGAAAGGCTTATCAAATATGTTAAGTCAAATGGGTCCTGGTGGAATGCCTAAAATTCCAAGATAA
- a CDS encoding RluA family pseudouridine synthase has protein sequence MYEKAYKLLAKQENISNSKAKELIDRGLVRANGKKVLIARGEIKVNTRFVVKELAKVKVIFQDDDIFVVDKPPFITTDEISKMYPDYLLLNRLDKETSGVMLFAKNEQFQKRAIKEFKDNKVYKEYVAIVEGKVVDEIEIDKPILTAKHNGIATSKVDAKKGKPAKTTVIPMFVEGNKSKVKVVIDTGRTHQIRVHLNYIGFPIIGDSIYGKVVPNVNRVLLHSKVTQIFDYTFEAPEPREFKVFDL, from the coding sequence ATGTATGAAAAAGCGTATAAGCTTTTAGCTAAACAAGAGAATATCTCAAATTCTAAAGCAAAAGAGTTAATTGATAGAGGATTAGTTAGAGCAAATGGAAAGAAAGTTTTAATTGCTAGAGGTGAAATAAAAGTTAATACTAGATTTGTAGTAAAAGAGTTAGCAAAAGTAAAGGTTATCTTTCAAGATGATGATATTTTTGTTGTAGATAAACCACCTTTTATAACAACTGATGAAATCTCTAAAATGTATCCAGATTATCTTTTATTAAATAGACTTGATAAAGAGACTAGTGGAGTAATGTTATTTGCTAAAAATGAACAGTTTCAAAAAAGAGCAATAAAAGAGTTTAAAGATAATAAGGTTTATAAAGAGTATGTGGCAATAGTTGAAGGTAAAGTTGTTGATGAAATTGAAATAGATAAACCAATTTTAACTGCAAAGCATAATGGTATAGCAACATCAAAAGTAGATGCTAAAAAAGGTAAACCTGCTAAAACAACAGTTATTCCAATGTTTGTAGAAGGTAATAAATCAAAAGTCAAAGTTGTAATAGATACAGGAAGAACACATCAAATTAGAGTACATTTAAACTATATTGGATTTCCAATAATAGGTGATTCTATTTATGGAAAAGTTGTTCCAAATGTAAATAGAGTTTTATTACATTCAAAAGTTACACAAATTTTTGATTACACTTTTGAAGCACCTGAACCAAGAGAGTTTAAAGTATTTGACCTTTAA